In the genome of Kitasatospora cathayae, one region contains:
- a CDS encoding C40 family peptidase, protein MRIATGAYAEPDTGLDADSGLIGFEERLGSIPAITGCGCPNCAARPRTARAVVAGGGSRIHRVVRSTCLATTVLAGAGVAGLTAGAGSAHAAAGKQGWDGSRYWFKNGAGEWRWTGHYEVYAGRTGQSGGSGASTGSGGKAVSNGSASSWDLRQGWDGSRYWFKNSSGEWRWTSHYDVYASRTGQSGGGSDRAADRPATGSVPGATASSGSIEAAMDYALAQLGKPYVWGGNGPSGYDCSGLVQQAYRRSGISLPRVADDQYAATTPIGAGQLRRGDLVFWSDSGRASGIHHVGIYLGGGKFVEAPRPGRTVRISTLDPGYYPTHFGRP, encoded by the coding sequence ATGAGGATAGCCACCGGCGCGTACGCCGAACCCGACACCGGTCTCGATGCCGACTCCGGCTTGATCGGCTTCGAGGAACGCCTCGGCAGCATCCCCGCGATCACGGGCTGCGGCTGCCCGAACTGCGCCGCCCGGCCGCGCACCGCCCGGGCCGTCGTGGCGGGTGGGGGGAGCCGAATACACCGGGTCGTTCGAAGCACCTGCCTGGCCACCACCGTGCTGGCGGGCGCCGGCGTGGCCGGCCTGACGGCCGGGGCCGGCTCCGCGCACGCCGCGGCCGGCAAGCAGGGCTGGGACGGGTCGAGGTACTGGTTCAAGAACGGCGCCGGTGAGTGGCGCTGGACCGGCCACTACGAGGTCTACGCCGGCCGCACCGGCCAGTCCGGCGGCTCCGGCGCTTCCACCGGTTCCGGTGGCAAGGCCGTCTCCAACGGCTCGGCCTCCTCCTGGGACCTGCGCCAGGGCTGGGACGGGTCGAGGTACTGGTTCAAGAACAGCAGCGGCGAGTGGCGCTGGACCAGCCACTACGACGTCTACGCCAGCCGCACCGGTCAGTCCGGCGGTGGTTCGGACCGGGCCGCCGACCGGCCGGCCACCGGTTCGGTCCCGGGCGCCACCGCGTCCTCCGGGAGCATCGAGGCGGCCATGGACTACGCGCTCGCCCAGCTGGGCAAGCCGTACGTCTGGGGCGGCAACGGCCCGTCCGGCTACGACTGCTCCGGGCTGGTCCAGCAGGCCTACCGGCGCAGCGGGATCAGTCTGCCGCGGGTGGCCGACGACCAGTACGCGGCGACCACGCCGATCGGCGCGGGGCAGCTGCGCCGCGGTGACCTGGTGTTCTGGTCGGACAGCGGCCGGGCCTCGGGGATCCACCACGTGGGGATCTACCTGGGCGGCGGCAAGTTCGTGGAGGCGCCGCGGCCGGGCAGGACCGTTCGGATATCGACGCTCGACCCGGGCTACTACCCGACCCACTTCGGTCGGCCGTAG
- a CDS encoding aldo/keto reductase — MTGNHSRVPLGTSDLSVHPLSLGGNVFGWTADEQQSFAVLDAYAAAGGNFVDTADVYSAWAPGNTGGESETVIGDWLRSRGNRDEIVIATKVGMHPDAGGLGAANIKAAAEASLRRLGVDHIDLYYTHRDDDTPVEEFVTALDELVRAGKVRAVAASNISAERLAEALAFAEREGLAKYVAVQPHYNLVSRSTFEGPLAGVVAEHGLATVPYYALASGFLTGKYRPGGAGVDSARAEGAARYLADPRGPKVLEALDAVAAEHGVEPASVALAWLAARPTVAAPIASARTVDQLPPLLVGATLELTPAQTALLDEASA, encoded by the coding sequence ATGACCGGAAACCACAGCCGGGTCCCCCTCGGCACCTCCGACCTGTCCGTACACCCGCTCTCCCTCGGCGGCAACGTCTTCGGCTGGACGGCCGACGAACAGCAGTCCTTCGCCGTGCTGGACGCCTACGCGGCCGCCGGCGGCAACTTCGTCGACACCGCCGACGTCTACTCCGCCTGGGCGCCCGGCAACACCGGCGGCGAGTCCGAGACGGTCATCGGCGACTGGCTGCGCAGCCGGGGCAACCGGGACGAGATCGTGATCGCCACCAAGGTCGGCATGCACCCCGACGCGGGCGGCCTGGGCGCCGCCAACATCAAGGCCGCCGCCGAGGCCTCGCTGCGCCGCCTGGGCGTGGACCACATCGACCTGTACTACACCCACCGGGACGACGACACCCCGGTCGAGGAGTTCGTGACGGCGCTGGACGAGCTGGTCCGCGCGGGCAAGGTCCGGGCGGTCGCCGCCTCCAACATCTCCGCCGAGCGGCTCGCCGAGGCGCTGGCCTTCGCCGAGCGCGAGGGCCTGGCCAAGTACGTCGCCGTCCAGCCGCACTACAACCTGGTGTCCCGCTCGACCTTCGAGGGCCCGCTGGCCGGGGTGGTCGCCGAGCACGGCCTCGCCACCGTGCCGTACTACGCGCTCGCCTCCGGCTTCCTGACCGGCAAGTACCGCCCGGGCGGTGCCGGCGTCGACAGCGCCCGCGCCGAGGGCGCCGCCCGCTACCTGGCCGATCCGCGTGGCCCCAAGGTCCTGGAGGCGCTGGACGCGGTCGCCGCCGAGCACGGTGTCGAGCCCGCCAGCGTCGCCCTGGCCTGGCTCGCCGCCCGCCCGACGGTCGCCGCCCCGATCGCCAGCGCCCGCACCGTCGACCAGCTGCCCCCGCTGCTGGTCGGCGCCACCCTGGAGCTCACCCCGGCGCAGACCGCGCTGCTGGACGAGGCCTCCGCCTGA
- a CDS encoding endo alpha-1,4 polygalactosaminidase — MNRRNRLLPAAIAFATVTALLVSSCSSSGSEDDQDSADGTPSNSPTATAPSAPGTPTAPGTTSAPGTPGGTTAPGTPPGATTPPPAGTRWQPTPGLAWQWQLGGTVDQSVDVPVYDIDGFENDASVVAALHAKGRKVICYINAGSWEDFRPDSAAFAKALQGSDTGWKGEKWFDIRKLDQLEPLMATRFDMCKNKGFDAIEPDTIEAYNQNSGFPLTPDDQLAYNRMLAKLAHDRGLAIGLKNDLDQIPALLPDFDFAVNEECSQFDECDRVSPFIKAGKPVFHVEYKLDTDQFCAKTKALGFSSMQKKLDLNAWRKPC; from the coding sequence GTGAACCGCCGCAACCGGCTGCTGCCGGCCGCCATCGCCTTCGCCACCGTCACCGCCCTGCTGGTCAGCTCGTGCAGCAGCTCCGGCTCGGAGGACGACCAGGACTCGGCCGACGGCACCCCGAGCAACTCACCCACGGCCACCGCGCCGAGCGCTCCCGGCACGCCCACCGCCCCCGGCACCACCTCGGCCCCGGGCACTCCGGGCGGCACCACCGCCCCCGGCACCCCGCCCGGTGCCACCACCCCGCCGCCGGCCGGCACCCGCTGGCAGCCCACCCCGGGCCTGGCCTGGCAGTGGCAGCTCGGCGGCACCGTCGACCAGTCGGTCGACGTGCCGGTCTACGACATCGACGGCTTCGAGAACGACGCCTCGGTGGTCGCCGCGCTGCACGCCAAGGGCCGCAAGGTGATCTGCTACATCAACGCCGGCTCCTGGGAGGACTTCCGCCCCGACTCCGCCGCCTTCGCCAAGGCCCTGCAGGGCTCGGACACCGGTTGGAAGGGCGAGAAGTGGTTCGACATCCGCAAGCTCGACCAGCTGGAGCCACTGATGGCGACCCGCTTCGACATGTGCAAGAACAAGGGCTTCGACGCCATCGAACCGGACACCATCGAGGCCTACAACCAGAACAGCGGCTTCCCGCTGACCCCCGACGACCAGCTCGCGTACAACCGCATGCTGGCGAAGCTCGCCCACGACCGCGGCCTGGCCATCGGCCTGAAGAACGACCTGGACCAGATCCCCGCGCTGCTGCCGGACTTCGACTTCGCGGTCAACGAGGAGTGCTCGCAGTTCGACGAGTGCGACCGGGTCTCGCCCTTCATCAAGGCGGGCAAGCCGGTCTTCCACGTCGAGTACAAGCTCGACACGGACCAGTTCTGCGCCAAGACCAAGGCGCTGGGCTTCAGTTCGATGCAGAAGAAGCTCGACCTCAACGCCTGGCGCAAGCCCTGCTGA
- a CDS encoding spherulation-specific family 4 protein has protein sequence MTAGTTPDGRLLVPLYVHPAVDPAAWRAVAAADPARIAAVVLNLADGPGEAPDHVFAEAADELRAAGLPLVGYADTDYGRRPHAAVVADILTYRQRHGITGVYLDQVATHPGALAHYRRLATAARAAGCGTVVFGHGEHPDPGYAEVGLADLLVTFEGDWDAYRAMTLPLWTGRHAASRFCHLVYDVPAEAARDASALIAARRAGVGCAVPGAGENPWRTLPHGLTAAELT, from the coding sequence ATGACCGCCGGGACCACCCCCGACGGCCGCCTGCTGGTGCCGCTGTACGTCCACCCCGCGGTGGACCCGGCGGCCTGGCGGGCGGTCGCCGCCGCCGACCCCGCCCGGATCGCCGCCGTGGTGCTCAACCTCGCGGACGGTCCGGGCGAGGCGCCGGACCACGTCTTCGCCGAGGCCGCCGACGAACTCCGGGCGGCCGGCCTGCCGTTGGTCGGTTACGCCGACACCGACTACGGCCGCAGGCCGCACGCGGCCGTGGTCGCCGACATCCTGACGTACCGTCAGCGCCACGGCATCACCGGCGTGTACCTCGACCAGGTCGCCACCCACCCGGGCGCGCTGGCGCACTACCGGCGCCTCGCCACGGCCGCCCGGGCGGCCGGCTGCGGCACCGTGGTGTTCGGCCACGGCGAGCACCCGGACCCGGGGTACGCCGAGGTCGGCCTGGCCGACCTGCTGGTCACCTTCGAGGGCGACTGGGACGCGTACCGCGCCATGACGCTGCCGCTGTGGACCGGCCGCCACGCGGCCTCCCGCTTCTGCCACCTGGTCTATGACGTCCCGGCCGAGGCCGCCCGGGACGCCTCCGCACTGATCGCCGCCCGACGAGCCGGCGTCGGCTGTGCCGTACCGGGTGCCGGGGAGAACCCCTGGCGCACCCTGCCCCACGGCCTGACCGCCGCTGAACTGACCTGA
- a CDS encoding NAD-dependent epimerase/dehydratase family protein, whose protein sequence is MRILLLGGDGFLGRHASAVLRSLPGATVLTAGRRPAHDLRLDLGTAQAGPLGEELAALAPDVVVNFAGAVAGSAVKLAEVNARGPAVLCEALSLGAPKARLVHIGSAGEYGVCAEGESLTEQADARPVGVYGATKLAGSLAVAGSALDAVVLRVFNPVGPGAPAGSLPGRLAAELRRVAPEGADGVVTVGDLSAYRDFVDARDVARAVGLAVAADGPLPRVLNLASGRARPVRAIADGLVAASGFTGRIDESGAGSERSAGVSWQQADVSAAARELGWHPETDLADTLRDLWLDTAGPAPAPVVA, encoded by the coding sequence GTGAGGATCCTGCTGCTCGGCGGCGACGGCTTCCTGGGCCGTCACGCCTCCGCCGTCCTGCGGTCACTGCCCGGGGCCACCGTGCTGACCGCGGGCCGGCGGCCCGCCCATGACCTCCGGCTGGACCTGGGCACCGCCCAGGCCGGCCCGCTCGGCGAGGAACTGGCCGCGCTGGCCCCCGACGTGGTGGTCAACTTCGCCGGCGCGGTGGCCGGCAGCGCGGTCAAGCTCGCCGAGGTGAACGCCCGCGGTCCGGCGGTGCTCTGCGAGGCGCTTTCCCTGGGCGCCCCGAAGGCCCGTCTGGTGCACATCGGTTCGGCCGGCGAGTACGGCGTCTGCGCGGAGGGCGAGTCGCTCACCGAGCAGGCCGACGCCCGCCCGGTCGGCGTGTACGGCGCGACCAAGCTGGCCGGCTCCCTCGCGGTGGCCGGTTCCGCGCTGGACGCGGTGGTGCTGCGGGTGTTCAACCCGGTCGGCCCGGGCGCCCCGGCGGGCTCGCTGCCCGGCCGGCTGGCGGCCGAGCTGCGCCGGGTGGCGCCCGAGGGCGCCGACGGCGTGGTCACGGTCGGGGACCTCTCCGCCTACCGGGACTTCGTGGACGCCCGGGACGTCGCCAGGGCGGTCGGTCTGGCCGTCGCCGCCGACGGTCCGCTCCCCCGGGTGCTCAACCTCGCCTCCGGGCGGGCCCGGCCGGTCCGGGCGATCGCCGACGGCCTGGTCGCAGCGTCCGGCTTCACCGGCCGGATCGACGAGAGCGGGGCGGGCTCCGAGCGCTCGGCCGGGGTCTCCTGGCAGCAGGCCGACGTGTCGGCCGCCGCCCGGGAGCTCGGCTGGCACCCGGAGACGGACCTCGCCGACACCCTGCGCGACCTGTGGCTCGACACCGCCGGGCCCGCCCCGGCCCCGGTGGTCGCATGA
- a CDS encoding SDR family NAD(P)-dependent oxidoreductase, which translates to MSSVAVTGAEGFIGSHLVETLVADGHHVRAMVQYNSFSSFGWLETLSEEVLDSVEIVLGDVRDPGSVNGLVKGTEAVYHLAALIAIPYSYRAPHSYVDTNVTGTLNVLEAVRHLEIPRLVHTSTSETYGTAQTVPITEDHPINTQSPYAASKAGGDRLADSYHASFETPVVTLRPFNTFGPRQSMRAVIPTVIAQVAAGQTEITLGDLRPTRDFMFVKDTANAFRTVGTAPAETVVGRTFNAGTGGEISVGDLVTLVGKLMGVDLVVKEDEQRIRPTNSEVMRLVADATRLRQATGWAPRFTLEQGLEQTIEFFRDPANLARYKTDIYNV; encoded by the coding sequence ATGAGCAGCGTCGCGGTTACCGGAGCCGAGGGCTTCATCGGCTCCCACCTCGTCGAGACCCTGGTCGCCGACGGGCACCACGTCCGCGCGATGGTCCAGTACAACTCGTTCTCCTCCTTCGGCTGGCTGGAGACCCTGTCCGAGGAGGTGCTGGACTCGGTCGAGATCGTCCTCGGCGACGTCCGGGACCCGGGCTCGGTCAACGGCCTGGTCAAGGGCACCGAGGCGGTGTACCACCTGGCCGCCCTGATCGCGATCCCGTACTCCTACCGCGCCCCCCACTCGTACGTGGACACCAACGTCACCGGCACCCTGAACGTGCTGGAGGCGGTGCGCCACCTGGAGATCCCGCGCCTGGTGCACACCTCCACCAGCGAGACCTACGGCACCGCACAGACCGTGCCGATCACCGAGGACCACCCGATCAACACCCAGTCCCCGTACGCCGCCTCCAAGGCGGGCGGGGACCGGCTGGCCGACAGCTACCACGCCAGCTTCGAGACCCCGGTCGTCACCCTGCGCCCGTTCAACACCTTCGGCCCGCGCCAGTCGATGCGCGCCGTCATCCCGACCGTGATCGCCCAGGTCGCGGCCGGCCAGACCGAGATCACCCTCGGCGACCTGCGCCCGACCCGCGACTTCATGTTCGTCAAGGACACCGCCAACGCCTTCCGCACGGTGGGCACCGCGCCCGCCGAGACGGTGGTCGGCCGGACCTTCAACGCCGGTACCGGCGGCGAGATCTCGGTCGGCGACCTGGTCACCCTGGTCGGCAAGCTGATGGGCGTCGACCTGGTGGTGAAGGAGGACGAGCAGCGCATCCGTCCGACCAACTCCGAGGTCATGCGGCTGGTCGCGGACGCCACCCGGCTGCGCCAGGCCACCGGCTGGGCCCCGCGGTTCACCCTGGAGCAGGGCCTGGAGCAGACCATCGAGTTCTTCCGCGACCCGGCCAACCTGGCGCGCTACAAGACCGACATCTACAACGTCTGA
- the pelF gene encoding GT4 family glycosyltransferase PelF, with amino-acid sequence MRVTLLTEGTYPHQHGGVSVWCDQLVQGMPDVDFDIIAVTGTGHEPLAWELPANVRSVTTAPLWGPASEGRPPRGKEMRRFLNAYERFLHSVLDPVYTTHFGTELYGFADLARRGLLSPALRSERALRTLQHVWTRDYLPTAVSRPTLHDALNATDLLEHALRPLSVNPPTDGVAHAASGGLATLPGLIAAQQYGVPFLLTEHGIYLRERYLGYRTGPYRWPVKALLLGFYRMLAEESYRQAALVTPGNRYNRRWEERGGTPSTHIRTVYNGVDPAAFPPAGPEPGTPTLSWAGRVDPIKDLETLIRAFAIVHREIPEARLRLFGGTPKGGEAYRDGCIALAAELGVADSVAFEGRVADITDAYAAGNVVMLSSISEGFPFTLIEAMSCGRATVSTDVGGVREAVGDTGLVVPPREPEPMAAAAIELLRDPARRARLGEGARLRVIEQFTLRQNIDGFRGIYTELLGTSRWMPGGMVAVTDAAPDPDWEPRLTVARSEVGA; translated from the coding sequence ATGCGCGTCACCCTGCTCACCGAGGGGACGTACCCGCACCAGCACGGCGGTGTGAGCGTCTGGTGCGACCAGCTCGTCCAGGGCATGCCGGACGTCGACTTCGACATCATCGCCGTCACCGGAACCGGCCACGAACCACTGGCCTGGGAGCTGCCCGCCAACGTGCGGTCGGTCACCACCGCACCGCTGTGGGGCCCGGCCTCGGAGGGCCGGCCACCGCGCGGCAAGGAGATGCGGCGATTCCTCAACGCGTACGAGCGCTTCCTGCACTCCGTCCTCGACCCCGTCTACACCACCCACTTCGGCACCGAGCTGTACGGCTTCGCCGACCTCGCCCGGCGCGGGCTGCTCAGCCCGGCGCTGCGCAGCGAGCGCGCCCTGCGCACCCTCCAGCACGTGTGGACCCGCGACTACCTGCCCACCGCCGTCTCCCGGCCCACCCTGCACGACGCGCTGAACGCCACCGACCTGCTGGAACACGCGCTGCGGCCGCTCTCGGTCAACCCGCCCACCGACGGCGTCGCCCACGCGGCCAGCGGCGGCCTCGCCACCCTGCCCGGGCTGATCGCCGCCCAGCAGTACGGCGTACCGTTCCTGCTCACCGAGCACGGCATCTACCTGCGCGAGCGCTACCTCGGCTACCGCACCGGCCCGTACCGCTGGCCGGTCAAGGCGCTGCTGCTGGGCTTCTACCGGATGCTCGCCGAGGAGAGCTACCGGCAGGCCGCGCTGGTCACCCCCGGCAACCGGTACAACCGGCGCTGGGAGGAGCGCGGCGGCACCCCCTCCACCCACATCCGCACCGTCTACAACGGCGTGGACCCGGCCGCCTTCCCGCCCGCCGGACCGGAGCCCGGGACGCCGACCCTCAGCTGGGCCGGCCGGGTCGACCCGATCAAGGACCTGGAGACGCTGATCCGGGCCTTCGCCATCGTCCACCGCGAGATCCCCGAGGCGCGGCTGCGGCTCTTCGGGGGCACCCCCAAGGGCGGCGAGGCGTACCGGGACGGCTGCATAGCCCTGGCCGCCGAGCTCGGCGTGGCCGACTCGGTGGCCTTCGAGGGCCGCGTCGCCGACATCACCGACGCGTACGCGGCGGGCAACGTGGTGATGCTCTCCAGCATCAGCGAGGGCTTCCCGTTCACCCTGATCGAGGCCATGTCCTGCGGCCGCGCGACCGTCTCGACCGACGTCGGCGGGGTGCGCGAGGCGGTCGGCGACACCGGACTGGTCGTCCCGCCGCGCGAGCCCGAGCCGATGGCGGCCGCCGCGATCGAGCTGCTGCGCGACCCCGCCCGGCGCGCCCGGCTCGGCGAGGGGGCCCGGCTGCGGGTCATCGAGCAGTTCACGCTCCGCCAGAACATCGACGGCTTCCGGGGCATCTACACCGAGCTCCTGGGCACCTCCCGCTGGATGCCCGGCGGGATGGTCGCCGTCACCGACGCGGCACCCGACCCGGACTGGGAGCCCCGGCTGACCGTCGCGCGCAGCGAGGTGGGCGCGTGA
- a CDS encoding tyrosine-protein phosphatase encodes MADRQIASERIADVRNALPEPVRVVLVGRSLGLRGAVNARDLGGYRTAGGRLVRGGVVLRSDGLNHVTAEDLDPLGALGLRAVVDLRSSDEIREAGPDRLPDGVATHHLPLLATDFDIHLTLRSALADRSPRKQRTLLGDGRAAAMMTGLYRWFVTDPVARERFAALLRLLADPDGVPLLFHCSAGKDRTGWAAALVLTALGVDRETVLADYLLTNERSAPVVERVLGDFGSRGLMREPELLLPVFRADRGYLDAAFAEVEAGWSGFDAFWREGLGLDEDVLAGLRANLLDGEAV; translated from the coding sequence GTGGCCGATCGTCAGATCGCGTCCGAGCGAATCGCGGACGTACGGAATGCGCTCCCGGAGCCGGTCCGGGTGGTCCTGGTCGGGCGCAGCCTCGGCCTGCGCGGCGCGGTCAACGCCCGGGATCTGGGCGGCTACCGGACCGCCGGAGGGCGGTTGGTGCGCGGTGGCGTGGTCCTGCGCAGTGACGGCCTGAACCACGTCACCGCCGAGGACCTCGACCCGCTGGGCGCGCTCGGCCTGCGCGCGGTGGTCGACCTGCGCAGCTCAGACGAGATCCGCGAGGCCGGTCCGGACCGGCTGCCGGACGGCGTCGCCACCCACCACCTCCCGTTGCTGGCAACGGACTTCGACATCCACCTGACGCTGCGCAGCGCCCTCGCCGACCGTAGCCCGCGCAAGCAGCGCACCCTGCTCGGCGACGGCCGGGCGGCCGCCATGATGACCGGCCTCTACCGCTGGTTCGTCACCGACCCGGTGGCCCGTGAGCGCTTCGCCGCCCTGCTGCGGCTGCTCGCCGACCCGGACGGCGTGCCGCTGCTGTTCCACTGCTCGGCCGGCAAGGACCGCACCGGCTGGGCGGCGGCGCTGGTGCTGACCGCCCTGGGCGTGGACCGGGAGACCGTGCTGGCCGACTACCTGCTCACCAACGAGCGCTCCGCCCCGGTGGTCGAGCGGGTGCTGGGCGACTTCGGCAGCCGCGGCCTGATGCGCGAGCCCGAGCTCCTCCTGCCGGTCTTCCGGGCCGACCGCGGCTACCTGGACGCGGCCTTCGCGGAGGTCGAGGCCGGCTGGAGCGGCTTCGACGCGTTCTGGCGGGAGGGGCTCGGGCTGGACGAGGACGTGCTGGCCGGGCTGCGCGCCAACCTCCTCGACGGCGAGGCGGTTTGA
- a CDS encoding RNA polymerase sigma factor SigF: MSGELGTAEIHAGQAKGTAVAEDRIPLQRVGSSGAPGPGTPTEAPPGSGLDTRTLSRSLFLRLAALEPGSAEHTYVRDTLIELNLPLVRYASARFRSRNEPMEDIVQVGTIGLIKAIDRFDPERGVEFPTFAMPTVVGEIKRFFRDTSWSVRVPRRLQELRLALTKAGDELSQRLDRSPTVAELAACLGVSEEDVVEGLAVGNAYTASSLDSSPGEEDSEGPLAERLGYEDLALEGVEYRESLKPLLAKLPPRERRIIMLRFFGNLTQSQIGEEIGISQMHVSRLLTRTLTQLREGLISEG; encoded by the coding sequence ATGTCCGGAGAGCTGGGCACTGCGGAGATCCACGCTGGTCAGGCCAAGGGTACGGCGGTCGCCGAGGACCGGATCCCGCTCCAGCGGGTCGGATCGAGCGGCGCTCCCGGCCCCGGGACGCCCACCGAGGCACCGCCCGGCTCCGGGCTGGACACCCGGACGCTCTCCCGCTCGCTGTTCCTGCGGCTGGCCGCGCTGGAGCCCGGCAGTGCGGAGCACACCTACGTCCGCGACACCCTGATCGAGCTCAACCTGCCGCTGGTCCGGTACGCCTCCGCGCGCTTCCGCAGCCGCAACGAGCCGATGGAGGACATCGTCCAGGTCGGCACCATCGGCCTGATCAAGGCGATCGACCGGTTCGACCCGGAGCGCGGGGTGGAGTTCCCCACCTTCGCCATGCCGACCGTGGTCGGCGAGATCAAGCGCTTCTTCCGGGACACCAGCTGGTCGGTCCGGGTGCCGCGCCGGCTCCAGGAGCTGCGGCTGGCGCTCACCAAGGCCGGGGACGAACTGTCCCAGCGGCTGGACCGCTCCCCCACCGTCGCCGAGCTGGCCGCCTGCCTCGGGGTCAGCGAGGAGGACGTGGTCGAGGGCCTCGCGGTGGGCAACGCGTACACCGCCAGCTCGCTCGACTCCAGTCCCGGCGAGGAGGACAGCGAAGGGCCGCTGGCCGAGCGGCTCGGCTACGAGGACCTCGCGCTGGAGGGCGTGGAGTACCGGGAGTCGCTCAAGCCGCTGCTGGCCAAGCTGCCGCCGCGCGAGCGCCGGATCATCATGCTGCGGTTCTTCGGCAACCTGACCCAGTCGCAGATCGGCGAGGAGATCGGGATCTCCCAGATGCACGTCTCCCGGCTGCTCACCCGGACGCTGACCCAGCTCCGTGAGGGGCTGATCAGCGAGGGCTGA
- a CDS encoding RNA polymerase sigma factor SigF: MSVDEVLAAIISPAGELRPDRLRGPGGRPAVDVRTLTRVLFERLAELPPDAPERERVRAALIEVNIPLVRYAATRFRSRSEPMEDVVQVGTIGLINAIDRFDPTRGVQFPTYALPTILGEIKRYFRDNVRTMHVPRRLQELWVQVSGAMEELTVLHGRAPKVPEIAASLRIPEEDVRACLDAGRAYNAASLEAAQEHEGGLALLDRLGYEDAALAEVEHRDMVRHLLVQLPERERRIVMLRFFANLTQSQISTELGMSQMHVSRLLSRILTRLRTGNSWEE, encoded by the coding sequence GTGTCCGTGGACGAGGTGCTGGCTGCGATCATCAGCCCGGCCGGCGAGCTCCGCCCGGACCGGCTGCGCGGCCCCGGCGGCCGGCCCGCCGTGGACGTCCGGACGCTCACCCGGGTGCTGTTCGAGCGGCTCGCCGAGCTGCCCCCCGACGCCCCCGAGCGGGAGCGGGTCCGGGCCGCCCTGATCGAGGTGAACATCCCGCTGGTCCGCTACGCGGCCACCCGCTTCCGCAGCCGCAGCGAGCCGATGGAGGACGTCGTCCAGGTCGGCACCATCGGCCTGATCAACGCGATCGACCGCTTCGACCCGACCCGGGGCGTCCAGTTCCCCACCTACGCGCTGCCGACCATCCTGGGCGAGATCAAGCGCTACTTCCGGGACAACGTCCGCACCATGCACGTCCCGCGCCGGCTCCAGGAGCTGTGGGTCCAGGTCAGCGGCGCCATGGAGGAGCTGACGGTGCTGCACGGGCGGGCCCCCAAGGTGCCCGAGATCGCCGCCAGCCTGCGGATCCCCGAGGAGGACGTCCGGGCCTGCCTGGACGCCGGGCGGGCCTACAACGCGGCCTCCCTGGAGGCCGCCCAGGAGCACGAGGGCGGGCTCGCCCTGCTGGACCGGCTCGGCTACGAGGACGCCGCGCTGGCCGAGGTCGAGCACCGCGACATGGTCCGCCACCTGCTGGTCCAACTCCCCGAGCGGGAGCGGCGGATCGTGATGCTGCGGTTCTTCGCCAACCTCACCCAGTCGCAGATCAGCACCGAGCTGGGGATGTCCCAGATGCACGTCTCCCGGCTGCTCTCGCGGATCCTGACGAGGCTTCGGACCGGCAACTCCTGGGAAGAGTGA
- a CDS encoding Dabb family protein, which produces MIRHLVLFKLNEGVAKDDQRVLAGVKAFAELGPLIPELREWECGWNITERDIAYDYAINSLVEDRESLQSYLTHPAHQAAAGQWREFATWVIADLEV; this is translated from the coding sequence GTGATCCGCCACCTGGTCCTGTTCAAGCTCAACGAGGGCGTCGCCAAGGACGACCAGCGCGTGCTCGCCGGCGTCAAGGCGTTCGCCGAGCTCGGCCCGCTGATCCCCGAGCTGCGCGAGTGGGAGTGCGGCTGGAACATCACCGAGCGGGACATCGCGTACGACTACGCGATCAACAGCCTGGTCGAGGACCGGGAGTCCCTCCAGTCGTACCTGACCCACCCCGCGCACCAGGCCGCCGCCGGCCAGTGGCGCGAGTTCGCGACCTGGGTGATCGCCGACCTCGAGGTCTGA
- the tadA gene encoding tRNA adenosine(34) deaminase TadA — MQPASTPLTVPHVPPLPAPVRPDPVRDRWAAPMRLAIAEAALAPATEDVPVGALVLGPDGEVLGRGHNEREAVGDPTAHAEVVAIRQAAEKLGAWRLSGCTLVVTLEPCTMCAGAIVLSRIDRVVYGALDEKAGAAGSLFDVMRDRRLNHRPEVIWGVLAEECGEQLRAFFDTHR; from the coding sequence ATGCAGCCCGCATCCACCCCGCTGACCGTCCCGCACGTCCCCCCGCTGCCCGCCCCCGTCCGCCCCGACCCGGTCCGCGACCGCTGGGCGGCGCCGATGCGCCTCGCCATCGCCGAGGCCGCCCTGGCGCCGGCCACCGAGGACGTCCCGGTCGGGGCGCTCGTCCTGGGCCCGGACGGCGAGGTGCTCGGGCGCGGCCACAACGAGCGCGAGGCGGTCGGCGACCCGACCGCGCACGCCGAGGTGGTCGCGATCCGGCAGGCCGCGGAGAAACTCGGGGCGTGGCGGCTCAGCGGCTGCACCTTGGTGGTCACCCTGGAGCCCTGCACGATGTGCGCCGGCGCCATCGTGCTGTCCCGGATCGACCGGGTGGTCTACGGCGCCCTCGACGAGAAGGCCGGCGCGGCCGGCTCGCTCTTCGACGTGATGCGCGACCGCCGGCTCAACCACCGGCCCGAGGTGATCTGGGGCGTCCTCGCCGAGGAGTGCGGCGAGCAGCTGCGCGCCTTCTTCGACACCCACCGCTGA